Proteins from a single region of Stutzerimonas stutzeri:
- a CDS encoding ribonucleotide reductase subunit alpha, with the protein MTVKITQRIKGFKVVDEALERPAAAAASTDNKASKAVNVVEMDESLQRPETLIGMTYKIKSPLFEHALYVTVNDIVLNAGTPHEQRRPFEIFINSKNMDHFQWIVALTRIMSAVFRKGGDCTFLVEELKAVFDPRGGYLKKGGVYMPSIVAEIGAVLERHLIAIGMLEGHALDETQLKYLAEKRAAYEASQGAVAVEPGEGFPAGAQLCNKCNTQAVVQMDGCATCLNCGNSKCG; encoded by the coding sequence ATGACCGTAAAGATCACCCAGCGCATCAAGGGCTTCAAGGTCGTCGACGAGGCCCTCGAACGCCCCGCGGCCGCTGCCGCCAGTACCGATAACAAGGCGAGCAAGGCCGTCAATGTGGTGGAGATGGACGAGAGCCTGCAGCGTCCGGAAACCCTGATCGGCATGACCTACAAGATCAAGTCGCCGCTGTTCGAACACGCGCTGTACGTCACCGTGAACGACATCGTGCTCAACGCCGGCACCCCGCACGAGCAGCGTCGGCCGTTCGAGATATTCATCAATTCGAAGAACATGGACCACTTCCAGTGGATCGTGGCGCTGACCCGCATCATGTCTGCGGTGTTCCGCAAGGGTGGCGACTGCACCTTCCTGGTCGAGGAGCTGAAGGCGGTGTTCGATCCGCGCGGCGGCTACCTGAAGAAGGGCGGCGTCTACATGCCGTCGATCGTGGCCGAGATCGGTGCGGTGCTGGAGCGCCATCTGATCGCCATCGGCATGCTCGAAGGTCATGCGCTGGACGAAACCCAGCTCAAGTACCTGGCCGAAAAGCGCGCGGCTTACGAGGCCAGCCAGGGCGCGGTGGCCGTCGAGCCGGGCGAAGGCTTTCCGGCCGGCGCGCAGCTGTGCAACAAGTGCAACACCCAGGCCGTGGTGCAGATGGATGGCTGCGCCACCTGCCTGAACTGCGGCAACTCCAAGTGCGGCTGA
- a CDS encoding adenosylcobalamin-dependent ribonucleoside-diphosphate reductase, protein MAKTDGPIAADSKSTSSIALQAASEDIWAQKYRLTSKDGTPIDDSVDATWQRVARALADVEPAKQREHWHERFLWALRNGAIPAGRIISNAGAQDYKPATSTINCTVSGSITDSMDDILGKVHEAGLTLKAGCGIGYEFSTLRPRGSFVSGAGAHTSGPLSFMDIFDKMCFTVSSAGGRRGAQMGTFDVGHPDVREFIRAKREDGRLRQFNLSLLITDEFMQAVDADGEWPLIFPVHAKEAAELDLADAEHVLWREWPVHDGYIVRDDGLVACKIYGRVKARHLWDMIMVSTYDYAEPGFILIDRVNQLNNNWWCEAIRATNPCGEQPLPPYGSCLLGSINLTNFVIDPFGADARFDWDKYREVVRVFTRMLDNVVEINGLPLEQQRHEIESKRRHGMGFLGLGSTLTLLKMRYGSPEACVFTEEVAREMALVGWEQALELSKEKGPAPLLSQTFEVTAEMLRKRPEMAKDGYKVGDQIAGRVLHAKYSRYMQKIAEYAPELIEALAEQGARFTHHSSIAPTGTISLSLANNASNGIEPSFAHHYSRNLIRPGRKAKEKIEVFSYELLAYRTLINERAKPGSDEPGEKLPDYFITADDVSPTQHVDIQAAAQRWVDSSISKTANVPTDYPFEAFKDIYRYAWRQGLKGCTTFRFNPAAFQGVLVKEADLEKTLYRFTLEDGSVVELKGNQEVEYDGEVNTAANLFDALKEGYYGKY, encoded by the coding sequence ATGGCGAAGACGGACGGGCCCATCGCGGCAGACAGCAAGAGCACTTCCAGCATCGCCCTGCAGGCGGCTTCCGAAGATATCTGGGCACAGAAATACCGTCTGACCAGCAAGGACGGCACGCCGATCGATGACAGCGTCGACGCCACCTGGCAGCGCGTCGCCCGCGCCCTGGCTGACGTCGAGCCGGCGAAGCAGCGCGAGCACTGGCACGAGCGTTTCCTCTGGGCGCTGCGCAACGGCGCCATCCCGGCCGGACGGATCATCTCCAACGCCGGCGCGCAGGATTACAAGCCGGCGACCTCGACCATCAACTGCACTGTCTCGGGTTCGATCACCGACTCGATGGATGACATCCTCGGCAAGGTCCACGAGGCCGGTCTGACGCTCAAGGCCGGTTGCGGCATCGGCTACGAGTTCAGCACCCTGCGTCCGCGCGGCTCCTTCGTCTCGGGTGCCGGTGCGCACACCAGCGGCCCGCTGTCGTTCATGGATATCTTCGACAAGATGTGCTTCACCGTGAGTTCGGCCGGCGGCCGCCGCGGCGCGCAAATGGGCACCTTTGATGTCGGCCATCCGGATGTGCGCGAGTTCATCCGCGCCAAGCGCGAAGACGGCCGACTGCGCCAGTTCAACCTCAGCCTGCTGATCACCGATGAGTTCATGCAGGCGGTGGATGCCGACGGCGAGTGGCCGCTGATCTTCCCGGTGCACGCCAAGGAAGCCGCCGAGCTTGACCTGGCGGACGCCGAGCATGTGCTCTGGCGCGAGTGGCCGGTGCACGATGGCTACATCGTGCGCGACGACGGCCTAGTGGCCTGCAAGATCTACGGTCGGGTCAAGGCGCGGCATCTGTGGGACATGATCATGGTCTCCACCTATGACTACGCCGAGCCGGGCTTCATCCTCATCGACCGCGTCAACCAGCTGAACAACAACTGGTGGTGCGAAGCGATCCGTGCGACCAACCCCTGTGGTGAGCAGCCGCTGCCGCCGTACGGGTCGTGTCTACTGGGCTCGATCAACCTGACCAACTTCGTGATCGACCCGTTCGGTGCGGACGCGCGCTTCGACTGGGACAAGTACCGCGAAGTCGTACGCGTCTTCACCCGCATGCTCGATAACGTAGTGGAGATCAACGGCCTGCCACTGGAGCAGCAGCGCCACGAGATCGAAAGCAAGCGTCGCCATGGCATGGGCTTCCTCGGCCTCGGCTCGACGCTGACGCTGCTCAAGATGCGCTATGGCAGCCCGGAAGCCTGCGTGTTCACCGAGGAAGTCGCGCGCGAAATGGCACTGGTCGGCTGGGAGCAGGCGCTGGAGCTGTCCAAGGAGAAGGGCCCGGCGCCGTTGCTGAGTCAGACCTTCGAAGTCACCGCCGAGATGCTGCGCAAGCGTCCGGAGATGGCCAAGGACGGTTACAAGGTCGGCGACCAGATTGCCGGTCGCGTGCTGCACGCCAAGTATTCGCGTTACATGCAGAAAATCGCCGAGTACGCGCCCGAGCTGATCGAGGCGCTGGCCGAGCAGGGCGCGCGCTTCACCCACCACAGCTCGATCGCGCCTACCGGCACCATCAGCCTGAGCCTGGCCAACAACGCCTCCAACGGCATCGAGCCGAGCTTCGCCCATCACTACTCGCGCAACCTGATCCGTCCGGGCCGCAAGGCCAAGGAGAAGATCGAGGTGTTCAGCTACGAGCTGCTGGCCTATCGCACGCTGATCAACGAGCGCGCCAAGCCGGGCTCCGACGAGCCGGGCGAGAAGCTGCCGGACTACTTCATCACCGCCGATGACGTCAGCCCGACCCAGCACGTGGATATCCAGGCCGCCGCGCAGCGCTGGGTCGATTCGTCGATCTCCAAGACCGCCAACGTGCCGACCGATTATCCGTTCGAGGCGTTCAAGGACATCTACCGCTACGCCTGGCGCCAGGGCCTCAAGGGCTGCACCACCTTCCGCTTCAATCCGGCGGCCTTCCAGGGCGTGCTGGTCAAGGAAGCCGATCTTGAAAAGACCCTGTATCGCTTCACCCTGGAGGACGGCAGCGTGGTCGAGCTCAAGGGTAACCAGGAAGTCGAGTACGACGGCGAGGTGAACACCGCCGCCAACCTGTTCGACGCCCTCAAAGAAGGCTATTACGGCAAGTACTGA
- the rpmG gene encoding 50S ribosomal protein L33, which translates to MRDLIRLVSSAGTGHFYTTDKNKRTTPDKIEIKKFDPVVRKHVIYKEAKIK; encoded by the coding sequence ATGCGTGACCTGATCCGTTTGGTGTCCAGCGCCGGTACCGGCCACTTCTACACCACCGACAAGAACAAGCGCACCACCCCCGACAAGATCGAAATCAAGAAATTCGATCCGGTCGTACGCAAGCACGTGATCTACAAGGAAGCCAAGATCAAGTAA
- the rpmB gene encoding 50S ribosomal protein L28, whose protein sequence is MSRVCQVTGKGPVTGNNVSHAMNKTRRRFLPNLQHHRFWVESENRFVRLRLSAKGMRIIDKRGIDVVLSELRARGEKV, encoded by the coding sequence ATGTCGAGAGTCTGTCAAGTTACCGGTAAGGGTCCGGTAACCGGGAACAACGTTTCCCACGCAATGAACAAAACCCGTCGTCGTTTCCTGCCGAACCTGCAGCATCATCGCTTCTGGGTCGAGTCGGAGAACCGCTTCGTCCGTCTGCGCCTGAGTGCCAAAGGCATGCGCATCATCGACAAGCGCGGCATTGACGTCGTTCTGTCCGAGCTGCGCGCCCGCGGCGAAAAGGTTTAA
- a CDS encoding IclR family transcriptional regulator, whose protein sequence is MSDDIEDTGTPKDRKFVEALARGLDVLRAFTHGSVVMGNQDIARITGLPKPTVSRMTYTLTKLGYLSYSQQLEKYQLDSGVLALGYAYVSNLRVRQLAKPYMDEFARRTNTTVGLTCRDRLSMIYVENCRPAEVTTLRMDAGVRLPLATTAAGRAFLAATPEKEREHLMAALAAKYGDGWAAIRDSLQASFEEFARHGFCLSLGDWDRNVMAAGVPLHLADGSIMALTCGAPSFQLSEDTLKNSLAHQLEMLARDIESLGV, encoded by the coding sequence ATGAGCGACGACATCGAAGACACCGGCACACCCAAGGATCGCAAGTTCGTCGAGGCCCTGGCCCGTGGGCTGGACGTACTGCGTGCCTTCACCCATGGCTCGGTGGTGATGGGCAACCAGGACATCGCACGCATCACCGGGTTACCCAAGCCCACGGTGTCGCGCATGACCTACACGCTGACCAAGCTCGGCTACCTCAGCTATTCGCAGCAGCTGGAGAAATACCAGCTCGACTCCGGCGTGCTGGCGCTGGGCTACGCCTACGTCTCCAACCTGCGGGTGCGCCAGCTGGCCAAGCCGTACATGGACGAATTCGCCCGCCGCACCAACACCACCGTGGGTCTGACCTGCCGCGACCGGCTGTCGATGATCTACGTGGAAAACTGCCGCCCGGCCGAGGTCACCACCCTGCGCATGGACGCCGGTGTGCGCCTGCCGCTGGCCACCACCGCCGCCGGGCGCGCCTTTCTCGCCGCCACCCCGGAGAAGGAACGCGAGCATCTGATGGCCGCTCTGGCCGCCAAGTATGGGGATGGCTGGGCGGCGATCCGCGACTCGCTGCAGGCGTCGTTCGAGGAATTCGCCCGTCACGGCTTCTGCCTGTCGCTCGGCGACTGGGACCGCAACGTGATGGCCGCCGGTGTGCCGCTGCACCTGGCCGACGGCAGCATCATGGCACTCACCTGCGGTGCGCCGTCATTCCAGCTCAGCGAGGACACCCTGAAGAACTCGCTGGCCCACCAGCTGGAAATGCTCGCCCGCGATATCGAGAGCCTCGGCGTCTGA
- a CDS encoding TetR/AcrR family transcriptional regulator — protein MARSSRKQEILQAALACFTEFGVEATTIEMIRDRSGASIGSLYHHFGNRERIIAALYLEGIGEYAALLEAGLIETLDAEACVRLFVTSYIDWVVANPDWARFVLHNRGRVEAGEMGERLREVNRAHGERVGAILRRHRESGAFRRMPGDCFLAVVIGPCHDMARNWLAGRSRTALADCRELLADIAWASVRA, from the coding sequence ATGGCCCGTAGTAGCCGCAAGCAGGAAATCCTTCAGGCCGCACTCGCCTGTTTCACCGAGTTCGGCGTGGAAGCGACTACCATCGAGATGATTCGTGATCGTTCCGGCGCCAGCATCGGTAGCCTCTATCACCACTTCGGCAATCGTGAGCGGATCATCGCCGCGCTGTATCTAGAAGGCATCGGTGAGTATGCCGCGCTGCTCGAAGCCGGGCTGATCGAGACGCTGGATGCCGAGGCCTGCGTCCGGCTGTTCGTCACCAGCTACATCGACTGGGTGGTGGCCAACCCGGATTGGGCGCGCTTCGTCCTGCACAACCGCGGGCGGGTCGAGGCCGGGGAGATGGGCGAACGGCTGCGCGAGGTCAATCGCGCCCACGGTGAGCGGGTCGGGGCGATCCTGCGCCGTCACCGAGAAAGCGGAGCCTTTCGGCGGATGCCCGGCGACTGCTTTCTCGCGGTGGTGATCGGACCCTGTCATGACATGGCGCGCAACTGGCTGGCGGGGCGTTCCCGCACCGCGCTGGCCGACTGCCGCGAGCTGCTCGCGGACATCGCCTGGGCCAGCGTCAGGGCCTGA
- a CDS encoding alpha/beta fold hydrolase gives MATIQVEERTIDNGNGHALSSYWYQPSSAPCGVVLIAPAMGVPQRFYTDFATWLAERGYQVVTFDYLGMGRSRRVPLRQLNVDILDWARHDCSAVLDRAAEAAGELPLYWIGHSVGAQILPLVKGHERLTRIVTIAAGSGYWRENSPQIRTKAWLLWHGLAPVLTAVAGYFPGGRIGAVGDLPAGVIRQWRRWCLHPDYLVGVEGEPMRQAFAAVRTPLTSLSFSDDEMMSARNTESLHGFYSSAPKTMQRIAPAEIGATRIGHFGFFRRSFADNLWTPHLLPELMPGQQQTVA, from the coding sequence ATGGCGACGATACAGGTTGAAGAACGCACCATCGACAACGGCAACGGCCATGCCCTGTCCAGCTACTGGTATCAGCCGAGCAGCGCGCCATGTGGCGTCGTGCTGATCGCGCCGGCGATGGGCGTGCCGCAGCGCTTCTATACCGACTTCGCCACCTGGCTCGCCGAGCGCGGCTATCAGGTAGTGACCTTCGATTACCTGGGCATGGGCCGCTCGCGGCGGGTGCCGCTCCGCCAGCTGAACGTGGACATCCTCGACTGGGCGCGCCATGACTGCAGCGCGGTACTGGACAGGGCCGCCGAGGCCGCCGGTGAGCTGCCGCTGTACTGGATCGGCCACAGCGTCGGCGCGCAGATTCTGCCGCTGGTCAAAGGCCATGAGCGCCTGACCCGCATCGTCACCATTGCCGCCGGCAGCGGCTACTGGCGCGAGAACAGCCCGCAGATCCGCACCAAGGCCTGGCTGCTCTGGCATGGTCTGGCGCCCGTGCTGACCGCCGTGGCCGGCTACTTCCCGGGCGGTCGTATCGGAGCGGTCGGCGACCTGCCCGCCGGGGTGATTCGCCAGTGGCGGCGCTGGTGCCTGCATCCGGACTACCTGGTCGGTGTCGAGGGCGAGCCCATGCGCCAGGCCTTCGCAGCCGTGCGCACGCCCCTGACCTCGCTGTCCTTCAGCGACGACGAAATGATGTCGGCGCGCAACACCGAATCCCTGCATGGCTTCTACAGCTCGGCACCGAAAACCATGCAGCGCATCGCGCCCGCGGAAATCGGCGCCACGCGGATCGGCCACTTCGGCTTCTTCCGTCGCAGTTTCGCCGACAACCTCTGGACGCCACATCTGTTGCCAGAGCTGATGCCGGGTCAACAACAAACGGTGGCGTGA
- a CDS encoding acyl-CoA dehydrogenase family protein, with the protein MDFKLTEEQQMLQDTAARLVRDAYPFEQREKFSESELGFSTEFWGQLGELGLTAVPFAEEIGGFGGGGVETMLVMTELGRGLTLEPYLQSVIFAGGLFTQLGSDAQKEELLPQVAAGSLQLAVAFDEPQSHYNLHDVQTKAEAVDGGYRLSGRKAVVIGGHSAGKIIVSARTAGDSRDEAGISLFLVDPNAPGVSRRVYPTIDGRKGCELFLDNVQVGADAVLGEIGNALPALRYQQGRAIAAQCADALGSMDEACKLTLDYLKTRKQFGVPIGKFQVLQHRMVDMQTELEQATSMAILAATFADGEDNDERSRIIAAAKYICARAARKVAEEAIQLHGGIGMTWEYNLAHHAKRLVMIAHQFGDDDHHLKAYAKLMQVA; encoded by the coding sequence ATGGACTTCAAACTGACTGAAGAGCAGCAAATGCTGCAAGACACCGCGGCGCGTCTGGTGCGCGACGCCTACCCGTTCGAACAGCGCGAGAAATTCAGCGAGTCGGAGTTGGGCTTCTCCACCGAGTTCTGGGGCCAACTGGGTGAGCTGGGCCTGACCGCCGTACCGTTCGCCGAAGAGATCGGCGGCTTTGGCGGCGGCGGCGTGGAAACCATGCTGGTGATGACCGAGCTTGGTCGCGGCCTGACCCTGGAGCCCTACCTGCAATCGGTGATCTTCGCTGGCGGGCTGTTCACCCAGCTGGGCAGTGACGCACAGAAGGAGGAGCTGCTGCCGCAGGTCGCGGCCGGTTCGCTGCAACTGGCGGTCGCTTTCGACGAGCCGCAGAGCCACTACAACTTGCACGATGTACAGACCAAGGCCGAGGCGGTCGATGGCGGCTATCGCTTGTCCGGCCGTAAGGCTGTGGTGATTGGCGGGCACAGCGCCGGGAAGATCATCGTCTCCGCGCGCACCGCCGGCGACAGTCGCGACGAAGCCGGCATCAGCCTGTTCCTGGTCGATCCGAATGCTCCGGGCGTGAGCCGCCGGGTCTACCCGACCATCGACGGGCGCAAGGGTTGCGAGCTGTTCCTCGACAACGTGCAGGTCGGTGCTGACGCCGTGCTTGGCGAGATCGGTAATGCACTGCCCGCGCTGCGTTATCAGCAGGGGCGCGCGATCGCCGCGCAGTGCGCCGATGCCCTCGGCAGCATGGACGAAGCCTGCAAGCTGACCCTCGACTATCTGAAGACGCGCAAGCAGTTCGGCGTGCCGATCGGCAAGTTCCAGGTCTTGCAGCATCGCATGGTCGACATGCAGACCGAGCTGGAGCAGGCCACCAGCATGGCGATCCTCGCCGCGACCTTTGCCGATGGCGAAGACAACGACGAGCGCAGCCGCATCATCGCTGCTGCCAAGTACATCTGCGCCCGCGCCGCGCGCAAGGTGGCCGAGGAAGCCATCCAGCTGCACGGCGGCATCGGCATGACCTGGGAATACAACCTCGCCCACCACGCCAAGCGCCTGGTGATGATCGCCCACCAGTTCGGTGACGATGACCATCATTTGAAGGCCTATGCGAAGTTGATGCAGGTGGCGTGA
- a CDS encoding acyl-CoA dehydrogenase family protein: MNVNYTAEELAFRDEVRAFLKSELPADIAAKVKLGKHMSKDDHQRWQQILVKRGWYAPGWPVELGGTTWGPVEKHIFDEECSAFGAPRTVPFGVNMVAPVIIKFGTQQQIDHYLPRILSGEDWWCQGYSEPGAGSDLASLKTRAVRDGDHYVVNGQKTWTTLGQHANMIFCLVRTDPEAQQQRGISFLLIDMKSPGISVRPIITLDGDHEVNEVFFDNVRVPVENLVGEENQGWTCAKYLLTHERTGLAGIGSSKAVLAHLKRIAMKEVCDGKPMLEDPLFRAQVADVEMQLMAIEMSTLRILAAAKEGGVPGAESSILKVKGTEIRQAITHLLRKVIGPYALPFLEEEMQLDYDGELLHADYSASLAGDYFNMRKLSIFGGSNEIQKNIVSKMILEL; encoded by the coding sequence ATGAACGTCAACTACACGGCCGAAGAGCTCGCCTTCCGCGACGAAGTACGCGCCTTTCTGAAAAGCGAGCTGCCGGCGGACATCGCCGCCAAGGTCAAGCTCGGCAAGCACATGTCCAAGGACGATCACCAGCGCTGGCAGCAGATCCTGGTCAAGCGCGGCTGGTATGCGCCGGGCTGGCCGGTGGAGCTGGGCGGCACCACCTGGGGCCCGGTGGAAAAGCACATCTTCGACGAGGAGTGCTCCGCCTTCGGCGCACCGCGTACCGTGCCCTTCGGCGTCAACATGGTCGCCCCGGTGATCATCAAGTTCGGCACCCAGCAGCAGATCGACCATTATCTGCCTCGCATCCTCTCCGGTGAGGACTGGTGGTGCCAGGGCTATTCCGAGCCCGGTGCCGGCTCCGACCTCGCTAGCCTCAAGACCCGCGCCGTGCGTGACGGCGACCATTATGTGGTGAACGGCCAGAAGACCTGGACCACCCTCGGCCAGCACGCCAACATGATCTTCTGTCTGGTACGAACCGACCCCGAGGCCCAGCAGCAGCGCGGCATCAGCTTCCTCCTGATCGACATGAAAAGCCCGGGCATCAGCGTGCGGCCGATCATCACCCTGGACGGCGACCACGAGGTCAACGAAGTCTTCTTCGACAACGTCCGCGTGCCGGTGGAAAACCTTGTCGGTGAGGAAAACCAGGGTTGGACCTGCGCCAAGTACCTGCTGACCCACGAGCGCACGGGCCTTGCCGGCATCGGCTCGTCCAAGGCGGTGCTGGCGCATCTCAAGCGCATCGCCATGAAGGAAGTCTGCGACGGCAAGCCGATGCTCGAAGACCCGCTGTTCCGCGCCCAGGTCGCGGACGTGGAAATGCAGCTGATGGCCATCGAGATGAGCACCCTGCGCATCCTCGCGGCGGCGAAGGAGGGCGGCGTGCCCGGTGCCGAGTCCTCGATTCTCAAGGTCAAGGGCACCGAGATCCGCCAGGCGATCACTCACCTCTTGCGCAAGGTCATCGGCCCCTACGCGTTGCCGTTCCTCGAAGAGGAGATGCAGCTGGACTACGACGGTGAGCTTTTGCACGCCGACTACAGCGCGTCGCTGGCCGGCGACTACTTCAACATGCGCAAGCTGTCGATCTTCGGCGGCTCCAACGAAATCCAGAAGAACATCGTCTCGAAGATGATTCTCGAGCTGTAA